The following proteins are encoded in a genomic region of Brachypodium distachyon strain Bd21 chromosome 1, Brachypodium_distachyon_v3.0, whole genome shotgun sequence:
- the LOC100828419 gene encoding uncharacterized protein LOC100828419 isoform X2, which translates to MAGWYEEAAGMLLRRPAVAEMAVDVLLCAVPIWAAVMIGLLIGWAWRPRWTGLLFLGFRSRLRIPLYMPPGLGARRLWLACTALSAFSVAPQLLSSAFRRHGKNQHKDASHEETDARGDAGACADGRSFFMGKHDIVTEKDLEHLVQLLDNKESGDTTWQHLMERTTSNMTYKAWRHEPEVGPIMHCSQTIFEDATPELVRDFFWDDDFRLKWDPMLVYFKTLDEFPQNGTTIIHWIKKFPFFCSDREYIFGRRIWESGKAYFCVTKGVPYPSLPKKEKPRRVELYFSSWRIRPVQSPKQDGQQHTACEVTLVHYEDMGIPKDVAKVGVRHGMWGAVKKLQSGFRAYQQMRDTENILSRSAIMARVTTKTSIAGSDSPLDQGLSSTEKASNKDGDSSAVQQGFDWKWVVIGGAVAAVCVLNTGIVGKALLLGAARRQAKK; encoded by the exons ATGGCGGGGTGGtacgaggaggcggcggggatgctgctgcggcggccggcggtggcggagatgGCGGTGGACGTGCTGCTGTGCGCGGTGCCGATCTGGGCGGCCGTCATGATCGGCCTCCTCATCGGCTGGGCGTGGCGCCCGCGCTGGACGGGGCTGCTCTTCCTCGGCTTCCGCAGCCGCCTCAGGATCCCCCTCTACATGCCCCCAGGGCtcggcgcgcgccgcctctgGCTCGCCTGCACCGCGCTCTCCGCCTTCTCCGTCGCGCCGCAGCTgctctcctccgccttccgccgccacGGGAAGAACCAGCACAAGGACGCCTCGCACGAAGAGACGGACGCCCGCGGGGACGCTGGCGCTTGCGCCGACGGCAG GTCATTTTTTATGGGCAAGCATGACATTGTCACCGAGAAGGACCTAGAACATCTTGTTCAACTTTTAGATAATAAGGAGAGTGGGGAtacaacatggcaacatttGATGGAGCGTACCACTTCCAACATGACGTACAAGGCATGGCGGCATGAGCCTGAG GTGGGACCTATAATGCATTGCAGCCAAACCATTTTCGAGGATGCTACTCCTGAACTGGTTAGGGATTTCTTCTGGGACGATGATTTTCGTCTGAAGTGGGATCCCATGCTCGTGTACTTCAAAACTTTGGATGAGTTCCCTCAGAATGGAACCACCATTATTCACTGGATAAAAAAG TTCCCTTTCTTCTGCAGTGACCGTGAATACATTTTTGGGCGGCGTATATGGGAATCTGGAAAGGCTTACTTTTGTGTCACAAAG GGAGTTCCTTATCCATCTTTGCCCAAGAAGGAAAAACCAAGGCGTGTGGAGTTGTACTTCTCTAGTTGGCGTATTAGACCTG TTCAATCGCCCAAGCAAGATGGCCAGCAACACACCGCATGTGAAGTAACTCTGGTTCACTACGAGGACATGGGCATACCCAAGGATGTTGCTAAGGTCGGCGTTCGTCACGGCATGTGGGGTGCTGTTAAAAAGCTGCAGTCCGGATTTAGAGCATATCAGCAAATGAGAGATACAGAAAACATCCTGTCACGCAGTGCCATCATGGCTCGGGTGACCACCAAGACATCCATTGCCGGTTCCGACAGCCCCTTGGATCAAGGGCTCTCCAGCACAGAAAAAGCCAGCAACAAGGATGGCGACTCCAGTGCAGTCCAGCAGGGTTTTGACTGGAAATGGGTGGTGATCGGTGGTGCGGTGGCTGCAGTCTGCGTGCTAAACACCGGCATTGTTGGGAAAGCCCTGCTACTCGGAGCTGCAAGAAGGCAGGCAAAGAAGTAA
- the LOC100828419 gene encoding uncharacterized protein LOC100828419 isoform X1 translates to MAGWYEEAAGMLLRRPAVAEMAVDVLLCAVPIWAAVMIGLLIGWAWRPRWTGLLFLGFRSRLRIPLYMPPGLGARRLWLACTALSAFSVAPQLLSSAFRRHGKNQHKDASHEETDARGDAGACADGSRSFFMGKHDIVTEKDLEHLVQLLDNKESGDTTWQHLMERTTSNMTYKAWRHEPEVGPIMHCSQTIFEDATPELVRDFFWDDDFRLKWDPMLVYFKTLDEFPQNGTTIIHWIKKFPFFCSDREYIFGRRIWESGKAYFCVTKGVPYPSLPKKEKPRRVELYFSSWRIRPVQSPKQDGQQHTACEVTLVHYEDMGIPKDVAKVGVRHGMWGAVKKLQSGFRAYQQMRDTENILSRSAIMARVTTKTSIAGSDSPLDQGLSSTEKASNKDGDSSAVQQGFDWKWVVIGGAVAAVCVLNTGIVGKALLLGAARRQAKK, encoded by the exons ATGGCGGGGTGGtacgaggaggcggcggggatgctgctgcggcggccggcggtggcggagatgGCGGTGGACGTGCTGCTGTGCGCGGTGCCGATCTGGGCGGCCGTCATGATCGGCCTCCTCATCGGCTGGGCGTGGCGCCCGCGCTGGACGGGGCTGCTCTTCCTCGGCTTCCGCAGCCGCCTCAGGATCCCCCTCTACATGCCCCCAGGGCtcggcgcgcgccgcctctgGCTCGCCTGCACCGCGCTCTCCGCCTTCTCCGTCGCGCCGCAGCTgctctcctccgccttccgccgccacGGGAAGAACCAGCACAAGGACGCCTCGCACGAAGAGACGGACGCCCGCGGGGACGCTGGCGCTTGCGCCGACGGCAG CAGGTCATTTTTTATGGGCAAGCATGACATTGTCACCGAGAAGGACCTAGAACATCTTGTTCAACTTTTAGATAATAAGGAGAGTGGGGAtacaacatggcaacatttGATGGAGCGTACCACTTCCAACATGACGTACAAGGCATGGCGGCATGAGCCTGAG GTGGGACCTATAATGCATTGCAGCCAAACCATTTTCGAGGATGCTACTCCTGAACTGGTTAGGGATTTCTTCTGGGACGATGATTTTCGTCTGAAGTGGGATCCCATGCTCGTGTACTTCAAAACTTTGGATGAGTTCCCTCAGAATGGAACCACCATTATTCACTGGATAAAAAAG TTCCCTTTCTTCTGCAGTGACCGTGAATACATTTTTGGGCGGCGTATATGGGAATCTGGAAAGGCTTACTTTTGTGTCACAAAG GGAGTTCCTTATCCATCTTTGCCCAAGAAGGAAAAACCAAGGCGTGTGGAGTTGTACTTCTCTAGTTGGCGTATTAGACCTG TTCAATCGCCCAAGCAAGATGGCCAGCAACACACCGCATGTGAAGTAACTCTGGTTCACTACGAGGACATGGGCATACCCAAGGATGTTGCTAAGGTCGGCGTTCGTCACGGCATGTGGGGTGCTGTTAAAAAGCTGCAGTCCGGATTTAGAGCATATCAGCAAATGAGAGATACAGAAAACATCCTGTCACGCAGTGCCATCATGGCTCGGGTGACCACCAAGACATCCATTGCCGGTTCCGACAGCCCCTTGGATCAAGGGCTCTCCAGCACAGAAAAAGCCAGCAACAAGGATGGCGACTCCAGTGCAGTCCAGCAGGGTTTTGACTGGAAATGGGTGGTGATCGGTGGTGCGGTGGCTGCAGTCTGCGTGCTAAACACCGGCATTGTTGGGAAAGCCCTGCTACTCGGAGCTGCAAGAAGGCAGGCAAAGAAGTAA